GAGAGATCGGTGACGGCGGTTTCTCTCCCGAACTCCTTGCTCGCGTCGGCGAGTTCGAGCACCACGTCGGCCGTTTCGGTCGTTTCCGCATCAGCCGCTACGGTCGCCTCGGTCTCGGCTGCGCTCTCCTCGGACTGCTCGTTCGCTTCGTCGGATCGTGGTTCGACTGTTGGGGATTTACTGGACATTGTCGCCCTCCTGTGTGAGGATCACGAGCATCGAGAGTCCGGAGACGGCGACGAGCACGAGCGCCGGTACGGCGGCCGCCCCGTAATATCCTGCGCCTTGAACCTGCCAGATGTAGGTGACCAGCGTCTTGAACTCCGAGGGATGGAGGAGCAGCGTTGCGGGCAGCTCCTTCATCGTGGTGAGAAAGACCAGCGCCGCCCCGGCGACGACCCCGGGGGCGATCAGCGGGAGTGTCACCCGCCGGAAGGTCGAGAGCGGGGAATGACCCAGCGTCCGCGCGGCTTCGAGCAGCGAGCGGTCGACGTGGAGCACCGAGGAGTTTGTGGAGCCGACCGCCTGCGGGAGAAAGCGCACGACGTACGCGAAGATCAACAGCGGGAGCGTCTGGTAGAGGCCGGGGAGGTAACGAACGCCGAAATAGACGAGGGCAAAGCCGATCACGATGCCCGGTGCGGCGTAGCCGAGATACGTCGCTCGATCGAACAGGTTCGCGAGTCGCCCGTTCGTCCGTGCGGAGAGATAGCCGACCGGTAGCGCGGCGAGCGTCGCGACGACCGCCGCGAGCACTGCGACGACGATGGAGTTCAGCCCGTAGGACCACTCGAAGGCGAACCCGCCGGCGGTGTAACCCGGGCCGCCGCGGAACAGCCACATCCCAAGGATGCCGAGCGGGACGAGCAGCCCCAACGTTGCCACCAGTGTACAGAGAGCGAGCGCCGGGCCAGTCCAGACCCCGAGCGAGATGGTGTTTCCCCGGCGGCCGCCGGCGTAGGCGTTCTGATCACCGGGCGAGAGGCGCGATTCGATTCCGAGGATGGCGACGGTGAGTCCCAGCAACAGCACCGAGAACAGCGCCGCACGATCCCGGCCGAAGGCGTTGTATTCGACGAAGATCCGGCGGGTGAACACGTCGTAATGCATGATCGAGGGCGTTCCGAAATCCGAGAGCGCGTACAGCCCGACCAGCAGCGCGCCGGCGGCGATTCCCGGCGCGATCTGTGGCAGGACGACGCGGCGAAAGGCACCAAAGTAGGAGTGATTCAGCGTTCGGGCGGCCTCGACCTGCGAGGCGTCGAACGACAGCAGCGCCGCGCGAGTCGTGAGAAACACGTAGGGATAGACGAACAGCGTCAGGACGAGAACGGTGCCGTGGAGTCCGTAGATGGTCGGAATCGACTCGATTCCGAGCGGCGCGAGCAGATCGGCGAGGACGCCACGCGGACCGAACGCCGAGACGAACGCGAACGCGCCGATGTAGCTCGGCACGACCAACGGCAGCGCCAGCACGACCGTCCAGAACCGCCGGAAGGGGAGGTCCGTTCTGGCCGTCAGCACTGCGAGCGGCACGCCGAGCAGCACCGAACCGACGGTGACCGCAGTGACCAACAGCGCGCTGTTGATCCCGATCTGGATCGTCGATGGCGAGGCGAGCAGCGCGAGCGCGCTTTCCGCGCCCATGTCGAACGCCTGAACGACGAGCCACACGATCGGCGAGACGACCGCGAGCGCGACGAGCCCGGCGAGCGCCAGGAGCCCGCCTCGGAGCACCCGCCCGCGGTCGATATCGATACCACCGGCGTCGAAGGTACTCATCTCAGAGGACTCCGACTTCGCGCATCAGCGTGAGCGTGGGTTCGAGGTTCGAGAGCTTGGCGAGATCCAGCTGTGGCGGGTTGAGCTCGTCGATCGTCGGCAGCCCGCCGACCGGCGGGACGCCCGGGATCATCGGGTAGGCGAACGTCCGGGTGGCGAAGAACTCCTGGGCCTCGGCGGTGAGGAGATGCCGAACGAAGTTGTTGGCGAGTTCACGTCGCTGGGTCCCCTTGATGACCTCGACGCCGGCGGCATTGACGAGTGCGCCCGCATCGCCCTTCGTGAAGGCGAGTTCGATCGGCGCGTCCGGCCGGGCGGCCTTGACGCGCAGCGCGTAGTAGTGGTTCGCGAACCCGGCCGCGAGCTCGCCGTCCGCGACGGCGTTCGAAACCAGGAACTCGTCGGGGTACTCCGAAATCCCCTGTTGGGTCATGCTCTGGAGCCACTGCTTCGTTCCCTGTTCGCCGCGGAGCAGCCGCATCGCCGTGATGAACGACTGGAAGGAGCCGTAGGTCGGTGCCCAGCCCATCGATCCTTCTAGGGGGTTGGCGTCGGTGAACTTCTGTACCTTGTTCGGGATCTGGTCCGCCGACAGCGTGTCCGTGTTGAAGGGGACGCTGCGCGCTCGGCCGGCGACGCCGACCCATTGATTGCCGGGACGGAACGACTCGGGCACCGGCTTCACGACCTCGGAGGGAAGCTCCACGGTCGCGTCGTTGTCGGCGACGACACCGAGCGCGCCGACGTCGACCGCCCAGAACACGTCGGCGTTGGCCGAGCCGCTGTTGACCTCCGTGATGAGTGTGTTCGCGAGTTGGGCGGACGAGGCCGTGCGAAGTTCGACGTTGAAATCCGGATACATCCGTCCGAGGAGATCCAGAAACTCGGTGTACAGTCCGCCCTCGCCGCCGCCGAGATAGATACTCAGCGTCCCCGAGAGGTCGGGAAGCTCGGCGATTCGCGTTCCGTCGAGCGGTGGACGACTCTCGACGAGCGGTCCGGAGCCCCTGAACGACTCGACGCCGAGCGGCCCGCTTGCGGTCGCGTTGCCGGTGGTGTTCCCGCCGGTGGCGTTGTCGTTGCCACCAGTTCCGTTTCCGCTGCTGCCGTTTCCAGCACTACTGTTTCCGGAGCCGTTCGCACCGCTCGCGTTCCCGTCGCTCCCATTGCCCCCACTACCGGACGACGAACAGCCGGCGAGCAGTGCCGCTCCGGCCGCCGCGCCCGACGAGCGAAGGAACCATCGACGGCCGACGCCGGACGAGTCGCCGTGTTCGCGTCCTCGGTCGCGCCCGTTCGCCGTGGTATCGTCGCCACCTCGTCGCGTCATTGCCCTATATGATTTAGGACAGCCTAAAAGCTCTGTCGTTCCCGTTTCGGATTATCCCCGTTTCGTGACTTCGATCGTCTCGTGCATACCGAGTCGGGAGTGGACCTCGGTTTCGCCGTCTTCTTTCTCGCCGATCAACTGATTCCGGATCAGTCGTCGGCGGTCGCGGCGGCGCGCGTGGCGACCGAGCCCGGATCGAGTTCTTCGAGACAGTCGAGCCACTCGTGCATGTGTTCGCCGACGTACGACAGGAACTCGCCGTTCTCGAACTCCTCCCAGTCGCCCGCGACGAGCGCGTCGGCCATCGCGGCGTACGCTCCGGCGTAGCTGTCGGCACCCGCGGCGGCGTCGTCGACGATCGCCCAGAGGTGTTCGTTGCATTCGAGCGCGGGGAGCTCCGAGCGGAGATCGTCGAACGTCGAGCGCGGGGCCTTGTGGTGTTCACACAACGGTCCGCCGGTGATGATCTCTGTACCGAGCACGTCACAGGCTCGTTTCAGAAACACGCCGCTCCAGATATCGTCGAACCGGCCGACATTCCAGGGATTGTCGTCCATCGGGAGCTGGTAGAACGTGGGCACGACCTCGCGCCGGAAGGCGAGGTTCATCGAGCACACAGTCAGATACTGGCCCTCGCTTGCGACGAAGTCCTCGCCGAAGTCCTCGCGCGACAGGCGGGTTTCCGACTGCCCGCGCAGATCGCCGTCGGCGAGGATGCGGGCCGCGTCGAGGTCGGGGACATGGGTCCAGAGCCCCTGCGAGGCCACCACGCTATCGACGTGCGTCCGCTCGGTTTCGACGGTTTCGTCCATCGCGGAGTAGGGATACCCGCGAGGATAGAGGCCGTGGTCGTCGGCGTTCCGGTGGAGAACGTTCACCCACTGCTCGTCCGAGCGGACCGACTCGATCTCGCCCTCGTACGCGAGGTTCGCGAGGTGGCCGCCGAAGAAGTCGTCTTCGGGGTCCGGTCGAGTGTCGTCGTCGATGAAGATCCCGTACTCGAACTCGTTGGCCCAGAGATACAGCAGCCCGAAGCTGGTCTCGGCGTGGCTCGCCGCCGGCACCAGATGCGAAAACTCCGCGACACCCTGTTCGGCGTACCACTCCTCGCGGGCGGTGCCGTCGAAGACCTCGCCCGCGAGGTCGAGGTCGTCGAGCATCGACGCCATCGCGTCGGTCTCACAGAAATCCTCGGTCACGAGCACCACGTGGAGGCGATCGGTATCGAACCCGTGCTGTCTTGCGTTCTCGGCGTACGATCGCATGCACTCGTACTCGCGGATCGTCGGCACGATGACACAGATGTCGGCGGTCATTGCGATACGCTCGTTTTTTAGGACGGCCTAAAGAAACTGTCGTTGTGCGATTGGATGGGGTCCGGCTACCGTATCGTCGTTCGGGTTGTGACGAAGTAGATCACGCACGTCGTTGAGCGGCTGTAAAACGGGTTCTTCGATACCAGTCGCGACCGGTAGGCGTCTCTGTGATCCTCGTGTTCTGATTGGCGTGCTTTCCGATCACCGATTACGGCTGGAGCGTCAGTTCGACTCGTCCTCCCCGCTGGCGTCGTTCTCGTCGGGAAGGTCGACGGTCAGGGTGTGCGTTCCCGACTCGAACGTTCGTGTCTCGCTGTCGACGAACGTCTGCTGGGATTCGGTCTCGGGGCTCCAGCCGGGGCCGATCTTCTCGTAGCTCGCGAGCGTGAGTGTCACTGATTCGCCGTCGTCGACCGTGAACGTGGTCGTCGCGGTGCC
The Halococcus salifodinae DSM 8989 genome window above contains:
- a CDS encoding alpha-1,4-glucan-protein synthase, which codes for MTADICVIVPTIREYECMRSYAENARQHGFDTDRLHVVLVTEDFCETDAMASMLDDLDLAGEVFDGTAREEWYAEQGVAEFSHLVPAASHAETSFGLLYLWANEFEYGIFIDDDTRPDPEDDFFGGHLANLAYEGEIESVRSDEQWVNVLHRNADDHGLYPRGYPYSAMDETVETERTHVDSVVASQGLWTHVPDLDAARILADGDLRGQSETRLSREDFGEDFVASEGQYLTVCSMNLAFRREVVPTFYQLPMDDNPWNVGRFDDIWSGVFLKRACDVLGTEIITGGPLCEHHKAPRSTFDDLRSELPALECNEHLWAIVDDAAAGADSYAGAYAAMADALVAGDWEEFENGEFLSYVGEHMHEWLDCLEELDPGSVATRAAATADD
- a CDS encoding ABC transporter permease: MSTFDAGGIDIDRGRVLRGGLLALAGLVALAVVSPIVWLVVQAFDMGAESALALLASPSTIQIGINSALLVTAVTVGSVLLGVPLAVLTARTDLPFRRFWTVVLALPLVVPSYIGAFAFVSAFGPRGVLADLLAPLGIESIPTIYGLHGTVLVLTLFVYPYVFLTTRAALLSFDASQVEAARTLNHSYFGAFRRVVLPQIAPGIAAGALLVGLYALSDFGTPSIMHYDVFTRRIFVEYNAFGRDRAALFSVLLLGLTVAILGIESRLSPGDQNAYAGGRRGNTISLGVWTGPALALCTLVATLGLLVPLGILGMWLFRGGPGYTAGGFAFEWSYGLNSIVVAVLAAVVATLAALPVGYLSARTNGRLANLFDRATYLGYAAPGIVIGFALVYFGVRYLPGLYQTLPLLIFAYVVRFLPQAVGSTNSSVLHVDRSLLEAARTLGHSPLSTFRRVTLPLIAPGVVAGAALVFLTTMKELPATLLLHPSEFKTLVTYIWQVQGAGYYGAAAVPALVLVAVSGLSMLVILTQEGDNVQ
- a CDS encoding extracellular solute-binding protein, with translation MTRRGGDDTTANGRDRGREHGDSSGVGRRWFLRSSGAAAGAALLAGCSSSGSGGNGSDGNASGANGSGNSSAGNGSSGNGTGGNDNATGGNTTGNATASGPLGVESFRGSGPLVESRPPLDGTRIAELPDLSGTLSIYLGGGEGGLYTEFLDLLGRMYPDFNVELRTASSAQLANTLITEVNSGSANADVFWAVDVGALGVVADNDATVELPSEVVKPVPESFRPGNQWVGVAGRARSVPFNTDTLSADQIPNKVQKFTDANPLEGSMGWAPTYGSFQSFITAMRLLRGEQGTKQWLQSMTQQGISEYPDEFLVSNAVADGELAAGFANHYYALRVKAARPDAPIELAFTKGDAGALVNAAGVEVIKGTQRRELANNFVRHLLTAEAQEFFATRTFAYPMIPGVPPVGGLPTIDELNPPQLDLAKLSNLEPTLTLMREVGVL